In one window of Candidatus Eisenbacteria bacterium DNA:
- a CDS encoding glycosyltransferase family 39 protein, which translates to MAGALAVATLLFYVATSHGYGYFRDELYYLACNAHLAAGYVDHPPLLEVLLIPVRAVLGDGLPAIRLLPALAAAATVLVTARLVRQLGGGRGALLTALAGVMTAPLYVGMFSILTPNALEMVFWAIALLLVVRILDGDSPRLWLALGAVVGIGFLDKHGVVFLVIGLAAGVVATPARRHLATRWPWLGLAIAAVLAAPHLVWQAMHGWPTLEFTANARALKNLPQSPLGFVAEQVMVLDPFAAPIWIAGLVSLWRRDEGRYRALVWAYLVILALMIAGRGKAYYIGPYYQLLFAAGGAAFERAAQHRRLAYVVPVAATVAGVAGMPMAKPLLAAERLVAYQRAIGLDPRLGSGERNELGVLPQHFADQFGWPELAARVAEVHRGLPPDERARACIYASNYGEAGAIDFFGPALGLPHAISGHNTYWWWGPHDCDFSTVIVLGLTPADLRGISRSVEVAAEIDCPYCMPFERRPILIARGPLLPPDEIWRRVRFYL; encoded by the coding sequence ATGGCCGGAGCCCTCGCCGTCGCGACGCTCCTCTTCTACGTCGCGACGAGCCACGGCTACGGCTACTTCCGCGACGAGCTCTACTACCTCGCGTGCAACGCCCACCTTGCGGCAGGTTACGTCGATCATCCGCCGCTGCTCGAAGTGCTCCTGATTCCGGTCCGGGCCGTCCTCGGCGACGGGTTGCCGGCGATCCGCCTCCTGCCCGCCCTCGCGGCCGCGGCGACCGTCCTCGTGACGGCGCGCCTCGTCCGGCAGCTCGGCGGCGGGCGGGGCGCGCTCCTGACCGCGCTCGCCGGCGTCATGACGGCGCCGCTCTACGTCGGGATGTTCAGCATCCTCACGCCGAACGCGCTCGAGATGGTCTTCTGGGCGATCGCCCTCCTCCTGGTCGTGCGGATCCTCGATGGCGACTCGCCCCGGCTCTGGCTCGCGCTCGGCGCCGTGGTGGGGATCGGATTCCTCGACAAGCACGGCGTGGTGTTCCTCGTGATCGGGCTCGCCGCCGGCGTCGTCGCGACGCCGGCACGACGTCATCTCGCCACGCGGTGGCCGTGGCTCGGGCTCGCGATCGCCGCGGTGCTCGCCGCGCCGCACCTCGTCTGGCAGGCGATGCATGGCTGGCCGACGCTGGAGTTCACCGCCAACGCGCGCGCCCTGAAGAACCTGCCGCAATCGCCGCTCGGGTTCGTCGCCGAGCAGGTGATGGTGCTCGATCCCTTCGCCGCCCCGATCTGGATCGCCGGTCTCGTCTCGCTCTGGCGACGCGACGAGGGCCGCTACCGCGCGCTCGTGTGGGCCTACCTCGTGATCCTGGCGCTCATGATCGCCGGCCGCGGGAAGGCGTACTACATCGGTCCGTACTACCAGCTCCTGTTCGCCGCGGGCGGCGCCGCGTTCGAGCGCGCGGCCCAACACCGGCGGCTGGCCTACGTGGTGCCCGTCGCCGCGACGGTCGCCGGCGTGGCGGGCATGCCGATGGCGAAGCCGCTCCTTGCGGCGGAGCGTCTCGTCGCCTACCAGCGCGCGATCGGACTCGATCCGCGGCTCGGGAGCGGCGAGCGCAACGAGCTGGGCGTCCTCCCCCAGCACTTCGCCGACCAGTTCGGATGGCCGGAGCTCGCGGCCCGCGTCGCCGAGGTCCACCGCGGGCTCCCACCCGACGAGCGTGCGCGCGCGTGCATCTATGCGTCGAACTACGGCGAGGCGGGGGCGATCGACTTCTTCGGCCCCGCCCTCGGGCTGCCCCACGCGATCAGCGGGCACAATACCTATTGGTGGTGGGGGCCGCACGACTGCGACTTCTCGACGGTCATCGTGCTCGGTCTCACGCCCGCCGACTTGCGGGGCATCTCCCGCTCGGTCGAGGTCGCCGCCGAGATCGACTGCCCGTACTGCATGCCGTTCGAGCGGCGGCCGATCCTGATCGCGCGCGGCCCGCTCCTCCCGCCGGACGAGATCTGGCGCCGCGTGCGGTTCTATCTCTGA
- a CDS encoding J domain-containing protein yields the protein MHSRWQRHRSFYQHESAALLTALGRVHGKVPHDLALRLEGFLGHLHKEWFPSAWRKNPTYAEVVRDLRWWLKMAEGWSEPRPRGRAKASPKGRVPIGKRAKQPASLLKLLKLPADCTQERFLVAWRRFLKDNHPDHNPAQTPEERRRFAEAVALWRR from the coding sequence GTGCATTCGCGCTGGCAGCGCCACCGCTCGTTCTACCAGCACGAGTCCGCGGCGCTCTTGACCGCCCTCGGCCGCGTGCACGGCAAGGTCCCGCACGATCTCGCGCTCCGGCTGGAGGGCTTCCTCGGCCACCTGCACAAGGAGTGGTTCCCCTCCGCCTGGCGGAAGAACCCCACCTACGCCGAGGTCGTCAGGGATCTGCGGTGGTGGCTGAAGATGGCCGAGGGCTGGTCCGAGCCGCGCCCGCGCGGGCGCGCGAAGGCATCCCCAAAGGGGCGCGTGCCGATCGGCAAGCGGGCCAAGCAGCCTGCGTCGCTGCTGAAGCTGCTGAAGCTTCCGGCCGACTGCACGCAGGAACGCTTCCTGGTGGCGTGGCGGCGCTTTCTCAAAGACAACCATCCGGACCACAACCCGGCGCAGACGCCGGAAGAACGACGGCGCTTCGCCGAGGCCGTCGCGCTCTGGCGGCGCTGA